The following coding sequences lie in one Vitis vinifera cultivar Pinot Noir 40024 chromosome 19, ASM3070453v1 genomic window:
- the LOC100267473 gene encoding G-type lectin S-receptor-like serine/threonine-protein kinase At4g27290 isoform X1: protein MDALATVVFIFSYVFSLLRISTAVDTINVNQHIRDGETITSAGGTFQLGFFSPGDSKNRYLGIWYKKVAPQTVVWVANRESPLTDSSGVLKVTQQGTLVVVSGTNGILWNSNSSRSAQDPNAQLLESGNLVMRNGNDSDPENFLWQSFDYPCDTLLPGMKFGWNRVTGLDRYLSSWKSADDPSKGNFTYGIDLSGFPQPFLRNGLTVKFRAGPWNGVRFGGIPQLTNNSLFTFDYVSNEKEIYFIYYLVNSSVFVRRVLTPDGYSRRFTWTDKKNEWTLYSTAQRDDCDNYAICGVYGICKIDESPKCECMKGFRPKFQSNWDMADWSKGCVRSTPLDCQKGDGFVKYSGVKLPDTRNSWFDESMNLKECASLCLRNCSCTAYANSDIRGGGSGCLLWFDDLIDIRDFTQNGQEFYARMAASESEASSCINSSSKKKKKQVIVISISITGIVFLSLILILYVLKKRKKQLKKKGYMDHKSKEGENNEGQEHLDLPLFNLATLLNATNNFSEENKLGEGGFGPVYKGILQEGQEIAVKMMSKTSRQGLKEFKNEVESITKLQHRNLVKLLGCCIHGRERLLIYEYMPNKSLDLYIFDHMRSRVLDWPKRFLIINGIARGLLYLHQDSRLRIIHRDLKAENILLDNEMTPKISDFGIARSFGGNETEANTTRVVGTLGYMSPEYASEGLYSTKSDVFSFGVLLLEIVSGKRNRRFSHPDHDLNLLGHAWTLYIEGGSLEFIDTSIVNTCNLIEVLRSINVGLLCVQRFPDDRPSMHSVILMLGSEGAPPRPKEPCFFTDRNMMEANSSSGIQPTITLLEAR, encoded by the exons ATGGATGCTCTTGCAACAGTTGTGTTCATCTTCTCCTATGTATTCTCCCTCTTAAGAATCTCCACTGCAGTAGACACCATAAATGTAAATCAACACATTAGAGATGGCGAGACCATCACTTCAGCGGGTGGGACCTTTCAATTGGGTTTCTTCAGTCCAGGTGATTCCAAGAATCGATACTTGGGGATATGGTACAAGAAAGTGGCTCCTCAGACGGTGGTATGGGTTGCCAATAGAGAAAGTCCACTAACTGATTCATCAGGTGTTTTAAAGGTCACTCAGCAGGGAACTCTTGTTGTGGTCAGCGGTACTAATGGAATTCTTTGGAATTCTAATTCATCACGTTCTGCGCAGGATCCAAACGCTCAGCTTTTGGAATCTGGAAATCTTGTTATGAGAAATGGCAATGATAGTGACCCGGAAAACTTCCTATGGCAGAGTTTTGATTATCCATGCGATACTCTTCTACCAGGCATGAAGTTTGGATGGAACAGAGTAACAGGCCTGGATCGGTACCTGTCATCGTGGAAGAGTGCGGATGACCCTTCTAAAGGTAATTTTACTTATGGGATTGATCTAAGTGGATTTCCACAACCATTTTTGAGGAATGGTTTAACTGTAAAGTTTCGTGCTGGACCATGGAATGGTGTTCGATTTGGTGGAATACCACAATTAACAAACAACTCACTTTTTACATTTGATTATGTTTCTAATGAAAAGgagatatattttatttattatcttgttaaCAGCTCTGTTTTTGTGAGGCGTGTGTTAACTCCTGATGGTTATTCACGAAGGTTCACATggactgataaaaaaaatgaatggacTCTTTACTCAACTGCACAGAGGGATGACTGTGACAATTATGCAATATGTGGAGTATATGGAATCTGTAAGATTGATGAATCTCCAAAATGTGAGTGTATGAAGGGATTTAGGCCAAAGTTCCAAAGCAATTGGGACATGGCAGACTGGTCAAAGGGATGCGTTCGAAGTACTCCGCTGGATTGTCAAAAGGGTGATGGATTTGTAAAGTACTCTGGTGTGAAACTGCCAGACACGCGGAACTCCTGGTTTGATGAAAGCATGAACCTTAAGGAATGTGCTTCCTTGTGCTTGAGGAACTGCTCTTGCACTGCTTATGCAAATTCAGATATCAGAGGAGGAGGAAGTGGATGCTTGCTCTGGTTTGATGACTTGATTGACATCAGAGACTTCACTCAAAATGGGCAAGAGTTTTATGCAAGGATGGCTGCATCAGAATCAG AAGCTTCTTCATGCATAAATAGTAGctccaagaagaagaaaaagcagGTGATTGTCATCTCTATATCAATTACAGGAATAGTTTTTTTAAGTCTCATCCTGATCTTGTATGTGCtcaagaagaggaagaagcagcTAAAGAAAAAAG GATACATGGATCATAAATCAAAAGAAGGTGAAAACAATGAAGGCCAAGAGCATCTAGATTTACCATTATTTAACTTGGCTACATTATTGAATGCCACCAATAACTTTTCTGAGGAAAATAAGCTTGGAGAGGGTGGTTTTGGGCCTGTCTATAAG GGAATATTGCAAGAAGGACAAGAAATAGCAGTAAAGATGATGTCAAAAACTTCTAGACAAGGATTAAAagagttcaaaaatgaagttgaatCCATTACAAAACTTCAGCACCGAAATCTTGTAAAGCTTCTTGGATGCTGCATTCATGGCAGAGAAAGATTGTTGATTTATGAATACATGCCCAACAAAAGCTTGGACTTGTACATTTTTG ATCACATGCGAAGCAGGGTACTAGATTGGCCTAAACGCTTCCTCATTATCAATGGGATTGCTCGAGGCCTTCTTTATCTTCATCAAGATTCTAGACTCAGGATAATCCATAGAGATCTCAAAGCAGAAAACATTTTACTAGATAATGAAATGACCCCCAAAATTTCAGACTTCGGGATAGCAAGAAGTTTTGGAGGAAATGAAACTGAAGCAAACACAACAAGAGTGGTTGGAACATT AGGTTATATGTCTCCAGAGTATGCAAGTGAAGGATTGTATTCCACAAAATCCGatgtttttagttttggtgttttgttgCTAGAGATTGTAagtgggaagagaaacagaagatttAGCCACCCAGACCATGACCTTAATCTTCTTGGGCAT GCATGGACACTCTATATAGAAGGTGGGTCTTTAGAATTTATTGATACATCAATAGTGAACACCTGCAATCTAATTGAAGTGCTACGTTCAATCAATGTGGGCCTATTATGCGTACAACGTTTCCCGGATGATCGACCAAGCATGCATTCTGTGATTCTGATGTTGGGTAGTGAGGGTGCACCACCTCGGCCCAAAGAGCCTTGTTTCTTCACTGATAGGAATATGATGGAAGCAAATTCTTCCTCTGGTATTCAACCCACCATCACGTTGTTGGAAGCTCGATAG
- the LOC100267473 gene encoding G-type lectin S-receptor-like serine/threonine-protein kinase At4g27290 isoform X4 — translation MDALATVVFIFSYVFSLLRISTAVDTINVNQHIRDGETITSAGGTFQLGFFSPGDSKNRYLGIWYKKVAPQTVVWVANRESPLTDSSGVLKVTQQGTLVVVSGTNGILWNSNSSRSAQDPNAQLLESGNLVMRNGNDSDPENFLWQSFDYPCDTLLPGMKFGWNRVTGLDRYLSSWKSADDPSKGNFTYGIDLSGFPQPFLRNGLTVKFRAGPWNGVRFGGIPQLTNNSLFTFDYVSNEKEIYFIYYLVNSSVFVRRVLTPDGYSRRFTWTDKKNEWTLYSTAQRDDCDNYAICGVYGICKIDESPKCECMKGFRPKFQSNWDMADWSKGCVRSTPLDCQKGDGFVKYSGVKLPDTRNSWFDESMNLKECASLCLRNCSCTAYANSDIRGGGSGCLLWFDDLIDIRDFTQNGQEFYARMAASESASSCINSSSKKKKKQRKKQLKKKGYMDHKSKEGENNEGQEHLDLPLFNLATLLNATNNFSEENKLGEGGFGPVYKGILQEGQEIAVKMMSKTSRQGLKEFKNEVESITKLQHRNLVKLLGCCIHGRERLLIYEYMPNKSLDLYIFDHMRSRVLDWPKRFLIINGIARGLLYLHQDSRLRIIHRDLKAENILLDNEMTPKISDFGIARSFGGNETEANTTRVVGTLGYMSPEYASEGLYSTKSDVFSFGVLLLEIVSGKRNRRFSHPDHDLNLLGHAWTLYIEGGSLEFIDTSIVNTCNLIEVLRSINVGLLCVQRFPDDRPSMHSVILMLGSEGAPPRPKEPCFFTDRNMMEANSSSGIQPTITLLEAR, via the exons ATGGATGCTCTTGCAACAGTTGTGTTCATCTTCTCCTATGTATTCTCCCTCTTAAGAATCTCCACTGCAGTAGACACCATAAATGTAAATCAACACATTAGAGATGGCGAGACCATCACTTCAGCGGGTGGGACCTTTCAATTGGGTTTCTTCAGTCCAGGTGATTCCAAGAATCGATACTTGGGGATATGGTACAAGAAAGTGGCTCCTCAGACGGTGGTATGGGTTGCCAATAGAGAAAGTCCACTAACTGATTCATCAGGTGTTTTAAAGGTCACTCAGCAGGGAACTCTTGTTGTGGTCAGCGGTACTAATGGAATTCTTTGGAATTCTAATTCATCACGTTCTGCGCAGGATCCAAACGCTCAGCTTTTGGAATCTGGAAATCTTGTTATGAGAAATGGCAATGATAGTGACCCGGAAAACTTCCTATGGCAGAGTTTTGATTATCCATGCGATACTCTTCTACCAGGCATGAAGTTTGGATGGAACAGAGTAACAGGCCTGGATCGGTACCTGTCATCGTGGAAGAGTGCGGATGACCCTTCTAAAGGTAATTTTACTTATGGGATTGATCTAAGTGGATTTCCACAACCATTTTTGAGGAATGGTTTAACTGTAAAGTTTCGTGCTGGACCATGGAATGGTGTTCGATTTGGTGGAATACCACAATTAACAAACAACTCACTTTTTACATTTGATTATGTTTCTAATGAAAAGgagatatattttatttattatcttgttaaCAGCTCTGTTTTTGTGAGGCGTGTGTTAACTCCTGATGGTTATTCACGAAGGTTCACATggactgataaaaaaaatgaatggacTCTTTACTCAACTGCACAGAGGGATGACTGTGACAATTATGCAATATGTGGAGTATATGGAATCTGTAAGATTGATGAATCTCCAAAATGTGAGTGTATGAAGGGATTTAGGCCAAAGTTCCAAAGCAATTGGGACATGGCAGACTGGTCAAAGGGATGCGTTCGAAGTACTCCGCTGGATTGTCAAAAGGGTGATGGATTTGTAAAGTACTCTGGTGTGAAACTGCCAGACACGCGGAACTCCTGGTTTGATGAAAGCATGAACCTTAAGGAATGTGCTTCCTTGTGCTTGAGGAACTGCTCTTGCACTGCTTATGCAAATTCAGATATCAGAGGAGGAGGAAGTGGATGCTTGCTCTGGTTTGATGACTTGATTGACATCAGAGACTTCACTCAAAATGGGCAAGAGTTTTATGCAAGGATGGCTGCATCAGAATCAG CTTCTTCATGCATAAATAGTAGctccaagaagaagaaaaagcag aggaagaagcagcTAAAGAAAAAAG GATACATGGATCATAAATCAAAAGAAGGTGAAAACAATGAAGGCCAAGAGCATCTAGATTTACCATTATTTAACTTGGCTACATTATTGAATGCCACCAATAACTTTTCTGAGGAAAATAAGCTTGGAGAGGGTGGTTTTGGGCCTGTCTATAAG GGAATATTGCAAGAAGGACAAGAAATAGCAGTAAAGATGATGTCAAAAACTTCTAGACAAGGATTAAAagagttcaaaaatgaagttgaatCCATTACAAAACTTCAGCACCGAAATCTTGTAAAGCTTCTTGGATGCTGCATTCATGGCAGAGAAAGATTGTTGATTTATGAATACATGCCCAACAAAAGCTTGGACTTGTACATTTTTG ATCACATGCGAAGCAGGGTACTAGATTGGCCTAAACGCTTCCTCATTATCAATGGGATTGCTCGAGGCCTTCTTTATCTTCATCAAGATTCTAGACTCAGGATAATCCATAGAGATCTCAAAGCAGAAAACATTTTACTAGATAATGAAATGACCCCCAAAATTTCAGACTTCGGGATAGCAAGAAGTTTTGGAGGAAATGAAACTGAAGCAAACACAACAAGAGTGGTTGGAACATT AGGTTATATGTCTCCAGAGTATGCAAGTGAAGGATTGTATTCCACAAAATCCGatgtttttagttttggtgttttgttgCTAGAGATTGTAagtgggaagagaaacagaagatttAGCCACCCAGACCATGACCTTAATCTTCTTGGGCAT GCATGGACACTCTATATAGAAGGTGGGTCTTTAGAATTTATTGATACATCAATAGTGAACACCTGCAATCTAATTGAAGTGCTACGTTCAATCAATGTGGGCCTATTATGCGTACAACGTTTCCCGGATGATCGACCAAGCATGCATTCTGTGATTCTGATGTTGGGTAGTGAGGGTGCACCACCTCGGCCCAAAGAGCCTTGTTTCTTCACTGATAGGAATATGATGGAAGCAAATTCTTCCTCTGGTATTCAACCCACCATCACGTTGTTGGAAGCTCGATAG
- the LOC100267473 gene encoding G-type lectin S-receptor-like serine/threonine-protein kinase At4g27290 isoform X3 produces MDALATVVFIFSYVFSLLRISTAVDTINVNQHIRDGETITSAGGTFQLGFFSPGDSKNRYLGIWYKKVAPQTVVWVANRESPLTDSSGVLKVTQQGTLVVVSGTNGILWNSNSSRSAQDPNAQLLESGNLVMRNGNDSDPENFLWQSFDYPCDTLLPGMKFGWNRVTGLDRYLSSWKSADDPSKGNFTYGIDLSGFPQPFLRNGLTVKFRAGPWNGVRFGGIPQLTNNSLFTFDYVSNEKEIYFIYYLVNSSVFVRRVLTPDGYSRRFTWTDKKNEWTLYSTAQRDDCDNYAICGVYGICKIDESPKCECMKGFRPKFQSNWDMADWSKGCVRSTPLDCQKGDGFVKYSGVKLPDTRNSWFDESMNLKECASLCLRNCSCTAYANSDIRGGGSGCLLWFDDLIDIRDFTQNGQEFYARMAASESEASSCINSSSKKKKKQRKKQLKKKGYMDHKSKEGENNEGQEHLDLPLFNLATLLNATNNFSEENKLGEGGFGPVYKGILQEGQEIAVKMMSKTSRQGLKEFKNEVESITKLQHRNLVKLLGCCIHGRERLLIYEYMPNKSLDLYIFDHMRSRVLDWPKRFLIINGIARGLLYLHQDSRLRIIHRDLKAENILLDNEMTPKISDFGIARSFGGNETEANTTRVVGTLGYMSPEYASEGLYSTKSDVFSFGVLLLEIVSGKRNRRFSHPDHDLNLLGHAWTLYIEGGSLEFIDTSIVNTCNLIEVLRSINVGLLCVQRFPDDRPSMHSVILMLGSEGAPPRPKEPCFFTDRNMMEANSSSGIQPTITLLEAR; encoded by the exons ATGGATGCTCTTGCAACAGTTGTGTTCATCTTCTCCTATGTATTCTCCCTCTTAAGAATCTCCACTGCAGTAGACACCATAAATGTAAATCAACACATTAGAGATGGCGAGACCATCACTTCAGCGGGTGGGACCTTTCAATTGGGTTTCTTCAGTCCAGGTGATTCCAAGAATCGATACTTGGGGATATGGTACAAGAAAGTGGCTCCTCAGACGGTGGTATGGGTTGCCAATAGAGAAAGTCCACTAACTGATTCATCAGGTGTTTTAAAGGTCACTCAGCAGGGAACTCTTGTTGTGGTCAGCGGTACTAATGGAATTCTTTGGAATTCTAATTCATCACGTTCTGCGCAGGATCCAAACGCTCAGCTTTTGGAATCTGGAAATCTTGTTATGAGAAATGGCAATGATAGTGACCCGGAAAACTTCCTATGGCAGAGTTTTGATTATCCATGCGATACTCTTCTACCAGGCATGAAGTTTGGATGGAACAGAGTAACAGGCCTGGATCGGTACCTGTCATCGTGGAAGAGTGCGGATGACCCTTCTAAAGGTAATTTTACTTATGGGATTGATCTAAGTGGATTTCCACAACCATTTTTGAGGAATGGTTTAACTGTAAAGTTTCGTGCTGGACCATGGAATGGTGTTCGATTTGGTGGAATACCACAATTAACAAACAACTCACTTTTTACATTTGATTATGTTTCTAATGAAAAGgagatatattttatttattatcttgttaaCAGCTCTGTTTTTGTGAGGCGTGTGTTAACTCCTGATGGTTATTCACGAAGGTTCACATggactgataaaaaaaatgaatggacTCTTTACTCAACTGCACAGAGGGATGACTGTGACAATTATGCAATATGTGGAGTATATGGAATCTGTAAGATTGATGAATCTCCAAAATGTGAGTGTATGAAGGGATTTAGGCCAAAGTTCCAAAGCAATTGGGACATGGCAGACTGGTCAAAGGGATGCGTTCGAAGTACTCCGCTGGATTGTCAAAAGGGTGATGGATTTGTAAAGTACTCTGGTGTGAAACTGCCAGACACGCGGAACTCCTGGTTTGATGAAAGCATGAACCTTAAGGAATGTGCTTCCTTGTGCTTGAGGAACTGCTCTTGCACTGCTTATGCAAATTCAGATATCAGAGGAGGAGGAAGTGGATGCTTGCTCTGGTTTGATGACTTGATTGACATCAGAGACTTCACTCAAAATGGGCAAGAGTTTTATGCAAGGATGGCTGCATCAGAATCAG AAGCTTCTTCATGCATAAATAGTAGctccaagaagaagaaaaagcag aggaagaagcagcTAAAGAAAAAAG GATACATGGATCATAAATCAAAAGAAGGTGAAAACAATGAAGGCCAAGAGCATCTAGATTTACCATTATTTAACTTGGCTACATTATTGAATGCCACCAATAACTTTTCTGAGGAAAATAAGCTTGGAGAGGGTGGTTTTGGGCCTGTCTATAAG GGAATATTGCAAGAAGGACAAGAAATAGCAGTAAAGATGATGTCAAAAACTTCTAGACAAGGATTAAAagagttcaaaaatgaagttgaatCCATTACAAAACTTCAGCACCGAAATCTTGTAAAGCTTCTTGGATGCTGCATTCATGGCAGAGAAAGATTGTTGATTTATGAATACATGCCCAACAAAAGCTTGGACTTGTACATTTTTG ATCACATGCGAAGCAGGGTACTAGATTGGCCTAAACGCTTCCTCATTATCAATGGGATTGCTCGAGGCCTTCTTTATCTTCATCAAGATTCTAGACTCAGGATAATCCATAGAGATCTCAAAGCAGAAAACATTTTACTAGATAATGAAATGACCCCCAAAATTTCAGACTTCGGGATAGCAAGAAGTTTTGGAGGAAATGAAACTGAAGCAAACACAACAAGAGTGGTTGGAACATT AGGTTATATGTCTCCAGAGTATGCAAGTGAAGGATTGTATTCCACAAAATCCGatgtttttagttttggtgttttgttgCTAGAGATTGTAagtgggaagagaaacagaagatttAGCCACCCAGACCATGACCTTAATCTTCTTGGGCAT GCATGGACACTCTATATAGAAGGTGGGTCTTTAGAATTTATTGATACATCAATAGTGAACACCTGCAATCTAATTGAAGTGCTACGTTCAATCAATGTGGGCCTATTATGCGTACAACGTTTCCCGGATGATCGACCAAGCATGCATTCTGTGATTCTGATGTTGGGTAGTGAGGGTGCACCACCTCGGCCCAAAGAGCCTTGTTTCTTCACTGATAGGAATATGATGGAAGCAAATTCTTCCTCTGGTATTCAACCCACCATCACGTTGTTGGAAGCTCGATAG
- the LOC100267473 gene encoding G-type lectin S-receptor-like serine/threonine-protein kinase At4g27290 isoform X2, with amino-acid sequence MDALATVVFIFSYVFSLLRISTAVDTINVNQHIRDGETITSAGGTFQLGFFSPGDSKNRYLGIWYKKVAPQTVVWVANRESPLTDSSGVLKVTQQGTLVVVSGTNGILWNSNSSRSAQDPNAQLLESGNLVMRNGNDSDPENFLWQSFDYPCDTLLPGMKFGWNRVTGLDRYLSSWKSADDPSKGNFTYGIDLSGFPQPFLRNGLTVKFRAGPWNGVRFGGIPQLTNNSLFTFDYVSNEKEIYFIYYLVNSSVFVRRVLTPDGYSRRFTWTDKKNEWTLYSTAQRDDCDNYAICGVYGICKIDESPKCECMKGFRPKFQSNWDMADWSKGCVRSTPLDCQKGDGFVKYSGVKLPDTRNSWFDESMNLKECASLCLRNCSCTAYANSDIRGGGSGCLLWFDDLIDIRDFTQNGQEFYARMAASESASSCINSSSKKKKKQVIVISISITGIVFLSLILILYVLKKRKKQLKKKGYMDHKSKEGENNEGQEHLDLPLFNLATLLNATNNFSEENKLGEGGFGPVYKGILQEGQEIAVKMMSKTSRQGLKEFKNEVESITKLQHRNLVKLLGCCIHGRERLLIYEYMPNKSLDLYIFDHMRSRVLDWPKRFLIINGIARGLLYLHQDSRLRIIHRDLKAENILLDNEMTPKISDFGIARSFGGNETEANTTRVVGTLGYMSPEYASEGLYSTKSDVFSFGVLLLEIVSGKRNRRFSHPDHDLNLLGHAWTLYIEGGSLEFIDTSIVNTCNLIEVLRSINVGLLCVQRFPDDRPSMHSVILMLGSEGAPPRPKEPCFFTDRNMMEANSSSGIQPTITLLEAR; translated from the exons ATGGATGCTCTTGCAACAGTTGTGTTCATCTTCTCCTATGTATTCTCCCTCTTAAGAATCTCCACTGCAGTAGACACCATAAATGTAAATCAACACATTAGAGATGGCGAGACCATCACTTCAGCGGGTGGGACCTTTCAATTGGGTTTCTTCAGTCCAGGTGATTCCAAGAATCGATACTTGGGGATATGGTACAAGAAAGTGGCTCCTCAGACGGTGGTATGGGTTGCCAATAGAGAAAGTCCACTAACTGATTCATCAGGTGTTTTAAAGGTCACTCAGCAGGGAACTCTTGTTGTGGTCAGCGGTACTAATGGAATTCTTTGGAATTCTAATTCATCACGTTCTGCGCAGGATCCAAACGCTCAGCTTTTGGAATCTGGAAATCTTGTTATGAGAAATGGCAATGATAGTGACCCGGAAAACTTCCTATGGCAGAGTTTTGATTATCCATGCGATACTCTTCTACCAGGCATGAAGTTTGGATGGAACAGAGTAACAGGCCTGGATCGGTACCTGTCATCGTGGAAGAGTGCGGATGACCCTTCTAAAGGTAATTTTACTTATGGGATTGATCTAAGTGGATTTCCACAACCATTTTTGAGGAATGGTTTAACTGTAAAGTTTCGTGCTGGACCATGGAATGGTGTTCGATTTGGTGGAATACCACAATTAACAAACAACTCACTTTTTACATTTGATTATGTTTCTAATGAAAAGgagatatattttatttattatcttgttaaCAGCTCTGTTTTTGTGAGGCGTGTGTTAACTCCTGATGGTTATTCACGAAGGTTCACATggactgataaaaaaaatgaatggacTCTTTACTCAACTGCACAGAGGGATGACTGTGACAATTATGCAATATGTGGAGTATATGGAATCTGTAAGATTGATGAATCTCCAAAATGTGAGTGTATGAAGGGATTTAGGCCAAAGTTCCAAAGCAATTGGGACATGGCAGACTGGTCAAAGGGATGCGTTCGAAGTACTCCGCTGGATTGTCAAAAGGGTGATGGATTTGTAAAGTACTCTGGTGTGAAACTGCCAGACACGCGGAACTCCTGGTTTGATGAAAGCATGAACCTTAAGGAATGTGCTTCCTTGTGCTTGAGGAACTGCTCTTGCACTGCTTATGCAAATTCAGATATCAGAGGAGGAGGAAGTGGATGCTTGCTCTGGTTTGATGACTTGATTGACATCAGAGACTTCACTCAAAATGGGCAAGAGTTTTATGCAAGGATGGCTGCATCAGAATCAG CTTCTTCATGCATAAATAGTAGctccaagaagaagaaaaagcagGTGATTGTCATCTCTATATCAATTACAGGAATAGTTTTTTTAAGTCTCATCCTGATCTTGTATGTGCtcaagaagaggaagaagcagcTAAAGAAAAAAG GATACATGGATCATAAATCAAAAGAAGGTGAAAACAATGAAGGCCAAGAGCATCTAGATTTACCATTATTTAACTTGGCTACATTATTGAATGCCACCAATAACTTTTCTGAGGAAAATAAGCTTGGAGAGGGTGGTTTTGGGCCTGTCTATAAG GGAATATTGCAAGAAGGACAAGAAATAGCAGTAAAGATGATGTCAAAAACTTCTAGACAAGGATTAAAagagttcaaaaatgaagttgaatCCATTACAAAACTTCAGCACCGAAATCTTGTAAAGCTTCTTGGATGCTGCATTCATGGCAGAGAAAGATTGTTGATTTATGAATACATGCCCAACAAAAGCTTGGACTTGTACATTTTTG ATCACATGCGAAGCAGGGTACTAGATTGGCCTAAACGCTTCCTCATTATCAATGGGATTGCTCGAGGCCTTCTTTATCTTCATCAAGATTCTAGACTCAGGATAATCCATAGAGATCTCAAAGCAGAAAACATTTTACTAGATAATGAAATGACCCCCAAAATTTCAGACTTCGGGATAGCAAGAAGTTTTGGAGGAAATGAAACTGAAGCAAACACAACAAGAGTGGTTGGAACATT AGGTTATATGTCTCCAGAGTATGCAAGTGAAGGATTGTATTCCACAAAATCCGatgtttttagttttggtgttttgttgCTAGAGATTGTAagtgggaagagaaacagaagatttAGCCACCCAGACCATGACCTTAATCTTCTTGGGCAT GCATGGACACTCTATATAGAAGGTGGGTCTTTAGAATTTATTGATACATCAATAGTGAACACCTGCAATCTAATTGAAGTGCTACGTTCAATCAATGTGGGCCTATTATGCGTACAACGTTTCCCGGATGATCGACCAAGCATGCATTCTGTGATTCTGATGTTGGGTAGTGAGGGTGCACCACCTCGGCCCAAAGAGCCTTGTTTCTTCACTGATAGGAATATGATGGAAGCAAATTCTTCCTCTGGTATTCAACCCACCATCACGTTGTTGGAAGCTCGATAG